One window of Cydia strobilella chromosome 10, ilCydStro3.1, whole genome shotgun sequence genomic DNA carries:
- the LOC134744658 gene encoding cuticle protein 16.5-like yields MKVKWTHCTHTYKNRSTPSRNYSVANFRTSNMYAKVIVALCAVGMVRAGGLLAAAPVAYSAPVITKTITPAVSSVSSYSTHTAHGSPVAAYAAAPVATYAAAAPVAYAAAPVIAKTYAAPAIATYAAAPVLTKTITPAVSSVSSYSTHTSHGSPVATYAAAPVVAKAYAPVSYAAPVSYAAPAAYAAPAVAAYAAPVVTKTITPAVSSVSSYSSHTAHGSPVVASYAAAPAVATYAAAPAISTYAAPAISTYAHGAPVLKSAVAYSAAPAVSHLSYSGLGAHYGW; encoded by the exons ATGAAAGTGAAATGGACGCACTGCACACATACGTATAAAAATCGGAGCACTCCTAGCCGAAATTATTCAGTTGCCAACTTTAGAACCAGCAACATGTACGCCAag GTGATCGTAGCTCTGTGCGCCGTGGGCATGGTCCGCGCTGGAGGTCTCCTCGCAGCAGCTCCAGTGGCCTACTCCGCTCCCGTCATCACCAAGACCATCACCCCGGCGGTGTCCTCCGTGTCCTCCTACTCCACACACACCGCGCACGGAAGCCCGGTCGCCGCCTACGCCGCTGCCCCCGTCGCCACTTACGCCGCTGCCGCTCCCGTCGCGTACGCCGCTGCCCCAGTCATCGCCAAGACTTATGCCGCTCCCGCTATTGCGACTTACGCCGCTGCCCCCGTGTTGACCAAGACCATCACCCCCGCCGTATCCTCCGTGTCGTCTTACTCGACCCACACCTCTCATGGTTCCCCCGTAGCAACCTACGCTGCCGCCCCCGTGGTCGCTAAGGCCTACGCTCCCGTATCCTACGCCGCTCCCGTATCCTACGCCGCTCCCGCTGCCTACGCTGCTCCCGCTGTGGCCGCATACGCCGCCCCCGTTGTCACCAAGACAATCACCCCTGCTGTGTCCTCCGTGTCCTCTTACTCTTCCCACACCGCTCACGGTTCCCCTGTTGTGGCTTCTTACGCCGCTGCCCCCGCCGTGGCCACTTATGCCGCTGCCCCCGCCATCTCCACATACGCCGCTCCCGCCATCTCCACCTACGCCCACGGCGCTCCCGTCCTGAAGTCGGCCGTGGCCTACTCCGCCGCCCCCGCGGTATCTCACCTCTCCTACAGCGGACTCGGTGCTCACTATGGTTGGTAA